The Candidatus Nanopelagicales bacterium DNA window AGGACGTTGTCGAAGGAACCGCCGCTGACATCTGGATGCAGTACCGAGTGCGGGCGATGCCCAGTCGGCGCCAGTTCTATGTAGCACTCATCGCTGACTAGCAGGCTGCCCCGGTCCCGCGCCCACTGGACCATCTTGTGCAGATGCTCAGGCGGGAGCACCTGTCCTGTCGGATTGGACGGGGTGTTCACCCACACGATCGACACCCTCGCGGGCCCCAGCGCCAGCAGGGAATCGGAGACCACTACCCGACAGCTGGCAAGATCGGCGCCGACCCGGTACGTCGGATACGCCAGATGGGGAATCACAACAGTGTCGGCGGCTCCCAAGCCCAGCAGCGTGGGCAGCAGTGCGATCAGTTCCTTGCTCCCGATAGTCGGCACGACATCGCGTGGGTCTATCGCCGCGCCAATCCGTCGTGATGCCCAGCTCGCGAACGCCGACCGCAGGTCATCGGTTCCGTGGGCGGTTGGATAGCCGGGAGCATCGCCAGCGTTGGAAAGGGCATCCCGGATCGGCGCTGGTGTTTCATCGACCGGCGTCCCTTGCCCGAGATCGATCACGGCTAGGCCCGATGCGATTGCCCTCGGGCGCACTTCCGCGATCCGTTCAACCACGTTCCTCGGGGGAACCATGCTCACTGACCAGCCCGAGCCGACCACGTCGACGCCCAGGAGCCGGGCCCGTCACCGCGTAGATCCAGCATCACCGACCCCGTGTCAACCAGCCCGGCCATGTGAGCCCTGAGGTCAGCCGGGGAAGCGTGGCTGGCTGATTCCCCTGGGCTGCGCTCGAGCCGTTCGAGATCGAGCCGAGCCTCGTGAGCCGACTTCAGCCACTCCTGAAGCCCAGCGATGTCTCCATCATCTAGATACCGCGCCGCCCGCAGAAGTTCGGCACTTGCCAGGCGAGCCCGCTCGGCCGCGCACCGAGCGTTGGCGGCGACGAACTCCGCTGTGCGCGCTGGGGGTGAAGCGCACACCCGACTGATGTCGCGGAATGAGCCAGCCGCCAGCCGCAGCGCCAGTGTCCGGTGTGGTTCGGTGGCCGCCGCTCGCCCCAGCGCCCCGGCTAGAAGGTGAGGCAGATGCGACACCTCAGCGACGACAGCGTCATGTGTGGCCGCCGTGACCGGCACGGGAAACGCCCCGAAAGCCAGGACCGCCCTCAACACGACGATCAGCGCCTTCGGGTCAGTCAACTCGTCGATCACTACTGGCCACGCGGCTCCGACGAACAGGTCCGCGCTGCCCGCACCAACGCCGGAAAGCTGCGACCCGGCCATCGGGTGCGTCGCGACGAACGGGAACCGGCCACTGTCAGCGCGCCACACTTCGACAATGGGCGACTTCGCCGAACCCAAATCCATCGTCGGAACCCGCGGCCCCGACTCCTGCAACCGGGCCAGGATCTGCGCGTTCACCCCCGTCGGCGCCGCCAGCATCATCAGATCCACGCCGGACATCTCGTCGGTCGAAGCCACGGGCCTCACGCCGAACTTCAGCGCCTCATCCATGATCCGCGAGTCCAGATCCAGTCCCAGGACTTCAACCCCTTGGCCGGTCAGCGCCCGGGCGGCGGAGGAACCAATCAAGCCCAGGCCGCAGATGCCCACGACCCGCAACATCTCCGACCCCCCGCTCACGGTGCCTTGTGCTCCAGCAGTGAATCGATCCACGAGTCCAGCGTGGCGGCCCCGACAGACCCTGGGGGCGGAAACTCTCCGATCCGGCCTTCGCTGACAGCCGGATTGAGCGGGTAGCAGCCAAGGATCTTGACCTCGGCCGGAACTCGCGCGGCGCAGGCCAGAGCTTCGCGAATCCGCGAATCCGCGAGGTGCCCGCGTGCGGTTAGCAAGAAGCAGTACTCCCCCAGGCGAGTTCTCAACCGTCGGGAGCTGATCGAGGTCAGTGCGATGTCTCTGCTTGAGAAGCAGGCGAGGATGTCCGCCAGGACGCCTGTGCGGTCCCCCACGGGCGTCACCACGACGGCCGTTGTGTCATGCCCAGTCGCAGGAGCTGGCTTACGCCTCAGAACGGCCATGCGCGTGGCCACGCCGGAGTGGTCTTCCGCGACGCCGCGCAGAACAGCGAGCGCGTGCAAACGGCCAGCCTTCGCGGAAGCTATCGCCGCGACAGCCGGGTCGTCCTGACCGGCGACGCGAGCGCAGGCCTCCGAGACCGACTCGACTAGGGTCAGTTCCGCGCCAGAGGATTCGATGAACCGCCGGCACTGAGCCGCTGCGGCCTGGGTCGTGATCAGGCGCCGAACTCCCGCCGCACGGGCGCCGGCCAAGCCGACGACCACGTAGCTGATGGGCACGACGAGTTCTTCGTTTATGAAGCAAATGGATGACCGGAAGATCAACTCGTCGATAGTGCTCGACACGTCCCCCTCGACCGAACTCTCCAGCGGCACAATGCCAGCCGCGGCCTCTCCCGCTTCGACGCTGAA harbors:
- the dapC gene encoding succinyldiaminopimelate transaminase, with protein sequence MVERIAEVRPRAIASGLAVIDLGQGTPVDETPAPIRDALSNAGDAPGYPTAHGTDDLRSAFASWASRRIGAAIDPRDVVPTIGSKELIALLPTLLGLGAADTVVIPHLAYPTYRVGADLASCRVVVSDSLLALGPARVSIVWVNTPSNPTGQVLPPEHLHKMVQWARDRGSLLVSDECYIELAPTGHRPHSVLHPDVSGGSFDNVLALHSLSKTYSMAGYRCGFVSGDQGVVRRLLQRRRDLGLLVPTPVQAAGAAALSDDSLAALARKRFQSRREVLAAALRQRGFVVDDDQAGLFVWASLDEPCDVTVGRLADAGIVVAPGDFYGALGGRHIRLSLTASDSQVDEAAARIAELTWGWALGSPERLVCEP
- a CDS encoding prephenate dehydrogenase/arogenate dehydrogenase family protein, with product MDRFTAGAQGTVSGGSEMLRVVGICGLGLIGSSAARALTGQGVEVLGLDLDSRIMDEALKFGVRPVASTDEMSGVDLMMLAAPTGVNAQILARLQESGPRVPTMDLGSAKSPIVEVWRADSGRFPFVATHPMAGSQLSGVGAGSADLFVGAAWPVVIDELTDPKALIVVLRAVLAFGAFPVPVTAATHDAVVAEVSHLPHLLAGALGRAAATEPHRTLALRLAAGSFRDISRVCASPPARTAEFVAANARCAAERARLASAELLRAARYLDDGDIAGLQEWLKSAHEARLDLERLERSPGESASHASPADLRAHMAGLVDTGSVMLDLRGDGPGSWASTWSARAGQ
- a CDS encoding prephenate dehydratase domain-containing protein, producing MTDGAGELLTYLGPPGSFTHSAVDMLAVPWVGEVSPRASVPDVIFSVEAGEAAAGIVPLESSVEGDVSSTIDELIFRSSICFINEELVVPISYVVVGLAGARAAGVRRLITTQAAAAQCRRFIESSGAELTLVESVSEACARVAGQDDPAVAAIASAKAGRLHALAVLRGVAEDHSGVATRMAVLRRKPAPATGHDTTAVVVTPVGDRTGVLADILACFSSRDIALTSISSRRLRTRLGEYCFLLTARGHLADSRIREALACAARVPAEVKILGCYPLNPAVSEGRIGEFPPPGSVGAATLDSWIDSLLEHKAP